Below is a genomic region from Xiphophorus couchianus chromosome 9, X_couchianus-1.0, whole genome shotgun sequence.
TAAAGCTCGCCAGCAGATGAAAGCATTAAGTGCTCTAAAATTTCCAGATAGGACTTTGTAAATTATAAAACAGTGCAACTTAAAAGAAGGAATGGTACAGTTGTAATCAATGTACTGGATAACTGTGTTATGGCTCTTGGAAGGACCGACTCTAGATATAATCTACACCTTGAGAATCTCCCCCATCCTCTCAAATGGGCTTCACAATCCTTCCAAGGCTGTAGTTGTCCCTGGTGCTTGTATACagttttctgttagttttttcttccactcagtTTTCCAGTACCGTGCTTTGGTACAACCAGTTTcttaataaatgtacttttgtagatttttgtcattattaaaaaaaaaatctgacaaaccAGATTTCATTGGCTACAAGCCATAATCAAAATTTACAGAAACACTTGAGCATCTTCAGTTTGAGTGGATTGACATACTCCCATCTAAAGTGGAGATGTGTACAATGTGGCTCAAGAGAGCCCTGCAGAAGATGGTGAAGGAAGCTGAGAACGTCACTGAAATGCTCCAACCTTTTGTCTGTATCAGAACGTCTGAAGGAACAGGACTGGAAATTATTAGCCTCCTTACACCCTCTTCATGAACTGTTTCAATTGCTGGCTTAAAGCAGAAGCAGCACCACCAAACTGCTACATAGATTTCTGCCTTAAGCTGTAAAATTCCTGAATAGCCATTTGGAGATTTGTTATAACTGAAGATTGTGTACCTTATAGTATGGAACTCTAttcatgtattttgttttttattttataaatcttttttgttACACCAATCCTTAAGAAATAGGGTGTCGTTTTTTCAGATGCCATCAAATATtccaaagaaaagagaaagatgcTAGTTGGATGATAGCTGGAAAGATATTAAATGTTTGGTGTCCACAATTGGTCCTGAGCGAAAACCTGATGAGAGTTTTCTGAAcgctttgtatttgtttttgtgttttataatcAGGCATTAGAAGGGGCAGCTTGGAAAAAGGTCCTCCAAATCCATCACTTCAACGTTCGTGTTGTGATTAGTTTTCGGGAAGAAAGTCAGAATGGTTCAGAGAATACTAAATCAATTTGTTGGTGCCAAATATGTCTCAATTCTTAGGACATGGTAAGTGACTATAACGCTGTAACAGGCTGAATGTTGAAGATAATTAGTGTCGGGTTTTCGCGGTAGTTGACCCTGTGTCCTTCTGTGTGACCCGTATAACTGACTTTAGCATAAACCTGCTTCACGACGCAGTTAATTATTAACTTTTAAGTCTATGAGGTATGTTGTTAGCCATATGAGGACTCTGGGTGATTCTACTCTCAAAGGCTTATTTTAAGTTAACTATTGCTAAACTCATAACAAGTCCAAAATTGATCGTCACTACTATTTATAGTTCACTTgttagatattaaaaaaaaatcccatttaaaTCTACTAGTTCTTTTTGTACAGTTGCTTGCTACATTAGATGATATCTATTCaaagagcattaaaaaaaagatttaattttatgtaaagaTCATAGAAGCTACAATTGAGTTTCAAGTCGGTCAGtaattttgtgtgaaaatatacaatgaaaatctaaacattttaagatgACGAACCCCTTTTTGGATTAAATAAGTGTTAGATGCAATATTATTACTCACCAATACTAATCTAATAATAGCTCATCACACAGAAACTGGAGCTCCAAATTTGTAAGATCTTTTACATAATGgatgttggtaaaaaaaaaaaaaagtatcacaaCTTGACACAAGCTGCTCAACAGTTTTAACATCAGAATAAGTCCTGACCAAGGGTTGGTCACTACGTTTCTGCAGAGACTTCATGTTCATgccttcagattagctcaaACATCACTTAGTAGCATAGATTTTCATGGGCAACCAAGTCCATTGAGAAGAAGCACATTGCACTCTAGATCAGTGGAGTGGAGTGATAAAGCGTGTCCCTCTGTCAACCCATTGGACTACTTTAGTTTTGACTGATTCCCAGAGTGCGGCATTTGCTGGACTAcatttttaaaggctttttaaaaatcagtaatTTGCGATCGGCCAGACAACTGCGATCGGTGCACCCCTGATTTAATGACATCTATTTGACATCAAAAttcatttactcattttgcCAACAGAGTCACAGGTTTAAATATGTCTGGCAATAGCagataatgttttttattgaaagccgctatttttcaacttttaaagcatttattttaaacttttattatgaCACATACAGTAAGTCATTCTTTTTATAGAGTTCATTGTGCTGCCGCATGACCACAGTAAATTAACAGGAGGTGCTGTTGATTCATGCGTTGTATTTGACAGTTAAATTTGTCCTTTTTAGAAGTCCTCGTGTCTTCCTCCATCTCTAGGGTACCAAATATGGTTGCCTGGGGAACAGTTGGTGGCGTGGCGGTCATTCACTTCACCGACTGGCGGTTAATTCTGGACTATGTGCCATACATTAATGGGAAGTTTAAGAAGGACGAATAAAGAGAGGTGTAGGATGTGAGTCTTTTGTCCTTGTATTCAATACAGTTTGTTTCTTCTTATGAATTACCAGTGAATTTCAAGCAGAGTGTTTATAAATTTTAATCCAGCCTGTCGGTTCATGTTGAACGCAGGGCATGCTGGGTACCTTAGCTGAACACAAGCTTCTGTGTTAATTTAATATGGCTGCAACTTTGCTTACATCTGACACCtgaagttttaatttagttaaattttaaacttcagAAGTGTCCACACCTCCACCAAGCCAAAGGTCCAGACTCCTCTGTGCAAAGCAAACGTAGAACCAGAGGATGTTTTTTACTAGTCTATATCtacataaaattataaaaatctataatgcaaattaatttttttttaatttgaaacagaaaataaataatcccTGCTGCAGTTGATTATTACAATCAAACAGttggaatattttctttatatttacaTAGACCAAAAGTAGGATGGACAGAAAATGTAGTGGTAGTTTTCGAATGCCTACTGTGCTGAATATTATCCCATTCGGTCTTTgttgtaaataagaaaaattatgtaGGAGCCCTCTTACCAACTGTGCACAGCAACAGATGGGGGAGGGACAGTCCTGCACTCTTTCATGCGTCACACAGCAGGAGAAAACTCTCCAGCACTTTTTTTTGGGTATCTACTCAAAgggattttaatttaaaaaagaggcAGGTTTGAAGCagcaacttttttaaaaaccttgatATAGGCTGGCCAAAACctacataaaatcttaatatttttgtatattttgctttatgctgtttagttttatttttccaaattcggaaacacatgaaataaattactttaacatttattttattttgaatatgcTTTCTGTGCTTTAGTTCTTTCTGTGTACTTAATTTTGAAATAGACTAATCTAATCATTTAGACACCTCtggtctttgtttctttttttaaaataatggctGTAGAGGTAGAATAGTTTTATAAATATACCAATGTCTGAAATGAACAGCTTCATAATCATGTTTCCCTGAGTTGGATAGTTCACCCAATCAAACAGATGTGTGTTTTACTCTATAAGCCTTGTATCTGCTTACAGGACCTGGACTCTGGGCACATGGCTGGACTTCTCTAGCAGCAAGTTTAAGTAGGATGGCTGGTCTCTGCAGGCTACATGGTGCGCTCtgtaaaaatgcttctttttgaTCCATTGTTGTAAGATGTGAATAAGTTCttaatttatccaaatatttccAAGATATCTTGTAACTTTCAACTATTAAAATGGTTTTGCTTaaaacttttgtctttgttattattactattattgtgacaacaatctTCCATATATAAACATCTTAAGTGCGTATACGGAAcattaaaaactacagaaaacaGTGTAATGAACTGAAGGGGGGACAAAAATACACCTGTAGCTTTCAACGCCTGTTAAAATGTGTGCAGAATAAACGAAAAATAGCTGGAGTATTACTGCTGGAGGACCAGACATTGAGCTACAGGTGTCAAACTGGCGACTGCCCTGCGACTTTTAGATgcgcctctgctgcaccacacctgaacagaataattaggtcattagcaaggctcagagaactgatctacacaaggaggaggtaattaagccatttcattccagtgttttgtacctgtggcacatctaaaaactgcaggacagcggccctcgaggactggagtttgacacccctagACGCACACTGCGATATTTGCGTGGATaatgtctttcattttttaacatcGTAGGGGGGAGGGGACTGAaagaggagaggggagaagGGATTTAACACAGCAAGAGGCTGAAAGCGAGATAGTGTCCTCAAGATGGATAAAAACGAGTAAGTAGACCGGCTAAACAATGAGCAAAACACCAACAAGGGAGTTAGTTGCTGTAATTCTTCTGTTTGGtgccatttttaatataaaaatggaaaatatgtttatcaTCGATTAGGCAAACGCTGCGGTCTCTCGCTCTCTGCTAACAGCAGTCCGGTGGGTCTCCTGGATCTCTGTCGCTCtcgtttttgtttcatttaaaccaCAGTTGCATGGTTAAAATATTTCGTTTAAGTACGTCGACATCTGTAGTacattgaaatgtgttttcaacTTAAGGATTTAACCGTATAAAAATGCACGCAAGTATTTCTGCGTCGGTGTCGAGACGCGTTTACACAGAATCTCTTAGAACATGAcatgtattttacattattcGCCTTCATTTCGCTGGATCTACTTTGTtcattgaaatgaaaaaagcCGGCTCCAAGTCTGAAGGACAACGGTCTTCATTGTGCTGGTGAAacgacccccccccccccttttttttgtcGTGTAACTTACGTAGAACTTGCGCATTTAAATTCACAATGTAGTGCAAtacatgtgtatatatattttttttatcactgctTCTGTTAGTTTTAGCTGCGGTAATGGAGGCTGTCATTGCTGCTTCGGGGTTGCTCTACTTTCTGTTGTCACGTTTATGAACTCCATACGTTAATGGAGATGTTATGATGGCTGCAAGCgttcaaacagaacaaaaagctgGACTTCCTTTAcgtgtcaaaataaaagataaacgACCTAACTTCTATTATCAGATAAACAAGCACACATAGGTTGTACGTAAAAAATGAAGctgttttagctttattttttttttgtgcttgacaaatcaaatttaatataagcagtatttaagtttatttgttgcttattttttaagtgTGACACTTACTGTGTTCACATATGCTACATTAATGCAAACTTCATTGAATGAAGGGGTTTCTGTGGTTATGGTGGTATCCTCGCTTAGAGTGCTGGACACACTCATCAAAAAATTATGGCAAACTTCAATAAATCAACCTActatttttactaaatattcTAACAAATATTCTTATGTCATTACTGAATGAATCAACTTCTCTGATTAAATGTAAATCGTGATACTTTTAAACAGTGCTGCTTCCTTGCCAGGTTCCTTTTGAAAAAGAGATTGTAGATCTCGGCTAAGTTTAATCTGGTCTTGGACGTCTATGGCAGAAGATATGTGGAAGTTGAATAGATGAATTTAAAAATCACTCTACCACTGTGAATTCATGAgcgcttttagaaaaataaatatatgaagaATTCATTGAAGATTAATATGAGCTAAACCAGGTATTGGAAAAAGTATCTGCCCAGTTTTTTGGGTAAATATTTTGTTCCAATTATTGCCTAACATTTGATTATTTCCCCCTCTAATTAATGGTGCTCAAattaaagacagattttttgtcttaatttttttaatatgagcTCATGCTACTGTAGAACATTGCATATTTATGGTTTGCCATTTGTCTGACTGGCAATAGAAATGTTGGAGGGAGAAAGCACTGGGTTGGAGGAAAATAATAGAATAACTCCATGCCACTCAGGGTGACgatcttaaaataataataatgagaagaaaactaaatttaaattatttgaatttaaagattGCCTTTCTGTTACTTGATTTATGAaattgtaaaaagtaaaaataatgacCTTTGGAATAATGTCTGTTATTTGAGGTAAATGTAGGGATGGCAATGTGTATCTTTGTCATATTAAAATTTGAGGGACAGCTTAATTATGtgtattattgttattgctCCTTTTTACTCAtcaaattttattctttatttttttcccacattttttaaattaaatcaggaAGAATAAAACTTTGTTATAGTAGGATATATGTATGAATTGGTCCAAAACAGCAAACAATGTTATTATATTAGGCTGTGGccatgatttttgtttttttcctctcatgcCACCAGACGGATTCTGTAGGAAACAATTAAGTAAatgttgtttgtatttaatAATGTGTCATAGGTCCATGTGTTTATCtcaaaatgaattgtttttgtggtttctaAACATCTGACCTGATTTCACTACTTCAGATATTTCTAATGAGCCATTTAAACAAGAATGCAATGAACACAAAATACCTAAATTATTAATGTGACCATTTTTATGTTGTCACATTAAAATGCTAATAGACTTCGTGACCTATATTGAGAACTCGACATaaatttttttggacattttttatttttttttttttccagaagcttttcttttgaaGTCTTAAACCTGAACCGTCCGGTCCTAGCTCCGCGCTGCTCCGTTTTTCCTTTGCGGATGTAGTTCCAACGGTGACACGCAGGTGGTGATGGGGCCGAGATCCGCGCGGAGCGATCTCCGCAGCCACAAAGAGACGACGTGCTTTCAGCCGGGAGATCCCATTACAGGGGGCACGCGCTTTAAAATGGTTGAAACAAAAGCGTGAGAAGCTCCAGACCAGCCTTTCAGGTTGCAGCGACACGTTTTTCCAAAATCCGACCTGGCTCTTTTGCCGTAACTTTTAGCGGATTCACTGGCCAGCCGCGGGGGAAAATGGAGAAGAAAAGGTGGGATTGCTCTGCTCTCCCTAAAGGCTGGAAAATGGAAGAAGTGACCAGAAAGTCGGGTTTGTCAGCTGGGAAAAGCGATGTCTATTATTTTAGGTACTAAACGACTGGTAACTTGAAGTACACCACAGTTGCACCATACACCGAGATTGCGGACGGAAGCAGGCAGGAAAATGAGCGGGGTGGTCGgtaccaaacaaaaaaaagttttgaaggAAAAGGGGAGGGGGTGGTCTGTTTTTGTGGGAGGACAAGCAGGCCACCTCCTCCCAGAAGGAGTCCTTTCAGCCGCACAGGCCTGCCTGGGCCTTAATGGTCAACAAAAGTCAGTGTGATCTCCGTTAATAATTCTCTCTGTGTCCCACTGAAGTCCAGATTTGTTCTCATTTAGCAGAGGAGAAGAGCAAGATGAGGAACAGAGGCAAGACAGGGGGGAGGCGGGTCGGTTGTATAGCTTGTGGTAGGCTGACTGTACAATCATAACAGTTGACGGTTTCTGTGTCATGTAAGATGCATTTGCATGAGATACTAGCACGAATCCACCCACCGTGTTTCATTGTTGTTCATTGATCAGGCTGGAGATACTGATGCTCCCTTTAGGTGCAGCTGCCGTGTTTCCATTGTAAACACTAGGTGTTAGTTTCGCCATCTTTACTTTGTGCTCATTCATATCTGgtggtacttttttttttttttaacattgttctgaataattgtttttcataatcatttctGATTTGTATGACTAAAATTCTGTTGCTCATCATTAGACAAAAGAActtaattgagtttttttttttttcaccataaaaacaaatgcattcatTACTGTGATTTCAGCATCATTGCTCGTCTAGATGTGTAAAATGCTTTAGTTGCACGTTGTGGTTCCATGTGTGGATGTGATGTCTTAATCAGATGAGcctgtgtaatttaattttttgtggaGCAACAGTTTGTACTAATACAGTCATATTTCTCATCAGTCCATCTGGGAAGAAGTTTAGGAGCAAGCCTCAGCTGGCCCGTTACCTCGGTAACCAGATGGACCTCAGCTCCTTTGATTTTCGCACGGGGAAGATGCTGATGAGCAAACTGAACAAGAACCGCCAGAGACTGCGATACGACAACAACAACCAGAACAAGGTGAGacgatttaatttaatttaatgcacacacaataaaaatatacaaacatgttcaaatgtatacacacacaccccactgATTTATAGATAAATGTCTCTTAGTAAGttgcaaagacaaaaaccaCACCGAGCTTATGGGATAGTTCTGGCTAGATATTTGCTATAAAGCATTTTTGCTATAAAGCATTTATAATTCATGTATAATTCAGGACAGGGCTTCCCAAAAGCTTTGCAGGAGCtggcctttttcttttcttaaaccaatcttGATGTGTTTGGCAGCAGTGTCCTGTCTAGTTGAGATTAGGTTTAAAAATCTGGAGgatatatgcatttttttgtgtgtgtttgtttttcttcagcaaattAGCCCCatagcatgattctgccaccgcAATGCTCAGCAGTATTCTTAAATTTCAAAGCATTACCTTGACTTTTCCAAACATTCTTCTTGTCATCGTGATCAAGAAGTTCAATCTTTTTTGCATCTGACCATAAAACTTTGACTCTTGTGGGCATTTGGCTTGTTCTCTGatcctttttaaacattttttttttgtctgggtCAGATGGTTGAAACTTGGACATAGTTGTGTTCCAGTAGGACAAATAAAggatcccaaacacacatccaAACTAAATAGGCAAAGGAGGTGCAACAAGcaatgggacttttttttttctcgtaacaaaatgtgaatatatgattattttgatatttgacacaacagttttgtctttttaaggaCCCTCTTCATATCGCAATTATACTGAAGGCCTGGTAAGCCAAGCGGTTTTAAGTGTTTGTTCACATGCAGCCTGAGAATGAGTCTCCTGTGTTCAGACCCACTATATGCAAAATATAAGCAAGCTGAGACACAATGATGCAACCGTAATGCAACACTCTTCCTCAAATGTTACTCAGAAAAGTTTTTTATGCAAAGTAGTTCTGCTTGATCTCAAAGCGATGTTTGCTTTGAAGTGGGCGGTTGTAAGTGTAAATATGCCGTGGGATCAAGTTTcatccccttttttttttttttttttgccaagccacaaaacaaacaggacatTATTGCAGCTAAATCTTCATTTCCAAACTGATCACTTTCCTCTCAGATTTTTGTTGCATTACTTACAGAGTCCAAATCAGCCATGATCAATAATTCTTTCTCTATTCGCCGCTCTTATTTCACAGGGCAAACCTGACTTAAACACGTCGCTGCCGGTAAGACAGACGGCCTCCATTTTTAAGCAGCCTGTTACAAAGGTCACCAACCATCCCAACAACAAAGTGAAGACGGATCCTCAGAAAGCCGTCGATCAGCCCCGACAGGTGAACAGCCCCCAGTTATTATCTCAAGCATCCCGTTGCCAGAAAGACTGGTTTCACATACCATAATGTGACGTATTAGGTGTCAGAAGGGGTAAAAGTTTACTTTTGAACTTCCTGTATTGTGAAATTACATCTTGAAAtgggaacattttctttttttccccccagcttTTCTGGGAGAAAAAGCTCAGTGGTCTTAACGCGTATGACATCGCAGAGGAGCTGGTGAAGACGATGGAGCTGCCTAAAGGCCTGCAGGGTAAACCGCTCGATCCATCAACCAGAGTGGTAGCATTTCTGGAGAAAGTCATCCTGAAAATGTCTGATGACTCCTTCTGCAGGTGTCGGCCCGGGCTGCACGGACAAAACGCTCCTGTCGGCTATAGCGAGCGCCCTGCACACGAGCGCCGCGCCGATCACGGGGCAGCTGTCTGCGGCGGTGGAGAAGAATCCGGGCGTGTGGCTCAACACTGCCCAGCCGCTCTGCAAGGCCTTTATAGTCACAGACGAGGACATCCGGTAGGTTGTTGGTACCAAAACGATCACACTGTTAAAGCTTCAGACCGTTTAATTACTACAATTGTGTTTCAAACAGCCGTATCTGAAATTACGTCCTGGTGAAACGTTTGCATTGGTCAGTTTTAGAGATGTACAGTTAAAAAAGGGGAAATATCAGCTGGACTCTGGGAACAATGCTGCTTGTTTTACGTTTATATGACTTCCATTTAATATGTCTGGGCACAGTAAGGCTTGTAATCCAGCCAAGTTTGCTGTAACCTGATTGCTTGTTAGCAGTACCCCCAGCGACCACCAGGTCTGTGCAGAAACGCAGCATCTGCTCTGAGCTCCAACTGTCGCCTCCTAACGACTTCCTGTTGCGCTTGTGTGCAGGAAACAGGAGGAGCTGGTGTACAGCGTCAGGAAGAGGCTGGAGGAGGCGCTGATGGCCGACATGCTGGCCCACGTCGAGGAGGCCTCCAGCGAGGGGGAGCCCCCGAAGGACGAGGGCAACGGCAGCGAAGACATGGAGACCGTATAGCACAGGTAGCAGAGGCACTGGCGAAGGGCACAGTCCCCCTTGTGCCTTTAAATTCATGCATACGCCTTTAAAATTTTACACCTGCAAAATTATCAGATACAGCAACTCAAAGTAGTTTACAATTGgggaaatggaagaaaaaatgttcattttaataattttatttatttatttttttacaaaaaaatctgtgaagtgtggcatgcattttttttttttattcagcccaTTTTTACTGAGTGCAACCAATTAATatcagaatttatttaattaaacaattgTAATGACCTTTTTCACAGTGTCATAATTTGAGACGCTGAATTTTGGGTTTCTGTTACCTGCATgtataatcatcaaaattacaaaagagGTTTGGAATTAATCACTTTGTTTGATTCTACATAATATGTGAGATAACTGGCAAGAAATGCTGAACTTTTATGCAATATGaatttttttagatgtgcctgTAAGTGACCCGAGACCATCCTGCCCATTCGTACCATGTAACAGTGGTGGAGGCATCATGGTGTGGAGACGGTTACCCTCTGCTGGgaagctgatcagagttgatcTAAATGcaggacaatcctggaagataacctttttttttcataaaaaaattgacttgaatacatgtcacatttttacagaacgttattaaaaaaagttaaaccgtgtatttttatcaaattttatACTATTGTGTCGATATTTGGcataaatcctaataaaacaccTTGAAATCTTTGCATCTGTTAACTTCAGGTTAACAAATGCAATAAGTGGAAGAATCAGATTCTGCTCAATCAAATGGCGTCCAGAGTAAACGCTCCTTAACTCGCTGGTGATTGTTTCTCCTGGCAGGTTGTTGTGAAGACCGATTGGACTCATTCGCCCCCCGTAAACACGAGCGTTAACCGTAGGATTTCCATTCCAGTGCGGCCCTTAAGAACTGTCCCTCGGTGTCCAGTCTAGGCGTCCACTCACTCCAGAAGACCCTTGGCAGTCATTTTACCACCCTTGATTGTCTCCATTAAGTGGGACTCTGTGACTGTATTTATGAGCGcagatttttaattagtaaaacaGACAACTATGAATGACaactataaatatattcaaTATAATTTCCTTACAATGTGTCAAAGATGAGTGTTTAgtgttaaatgtattttttacgAAAATGTCTCGGATggatttgtgctttttgtttgcGACAATCATGTCCGATCCAAATGGTTCGGGTCAGCAGACAGCCGGCGTGTTTGCTCCTTTTGTTTCGGGCACCTTTTGAGGCGAATGGTTTTTGTACTGTACTGCATCCGTTTTTGGAAATTTAAAGTGAAGCTCAACCtatcatattttgtatttaaatgtcttGTTGAAATCATggtgtggtttgttttttgtttttttttcctttagctttCAGAGCGTTTGGTGGTTTGGTTTtgcttatattttgtttttcatcactAAACTGGGTGCTTAGAAAGTTCAACAGtacttttgtacattttggttttttttttttctttttcttgtaaagCATCTGTGTTATTACACACTTGCCGCCTCTTTTAAAAATTCATGCACAAAACCGGCGACGACGGATGGGATAGTTTTTAATCCGTCACTTTCCAAGGAGAAAGGGTTTTACAGTTTCTTTGCTGGCTCACAACATCGAGCTGGAATCATGAAATGCCCTGCTCAACCTGAGCAGGCtgattgctgaaatgtgttaaagaaataaaatttgtcaCTATGGTACCAAACCTCTGCATTTTGTTCTTATGCACATTTTACATGGAGTACAGTACAAATGTTTGGGGAGTTGATTGGGACTAATTGTGAAAAGCCAAcaaaagtagtgcataattgtggcGTTTTAcgtaataaaaatctgaaaagtgtgtcaggcatttaaaaaaaataatttttttttttaccttcataaattattttgctTCAGTCACTTCTTTGCTGCATAAGCTCAAACTAAGAATTGTGTTGCTCTCTtatgctgcagttttaaagaCTAAATTTATTctggaattttatttattttttggtctggactttgactgggccattctaacacattatTTGATTAGTCACAGAGAGCTACTTCCCTTCAAAGTTTCGATGAGTCTCTTAACACACCTGAAGTGGAATGACATGTTGATGAGGGAACTCatccatttgattcaggtgtgttggataAGGGACACGCCtgcaactccagtccttgaATGACACTGCCCTGCAAATTTTGGATGAATCcatgctccaacacacctgaatcaaataattgGTTAATGACAAACCTTTGCAAAAACTTGCTGACATGGGACTTTTGAAGACaagttgtctttgtttttggtgGCCGTTAGAGTAAAATCAGCTACATAGAAATTCATGGCAAAAGTTACTtataatattgattaaaattaatttttttagtcCATCTCCTAAAATCCCAACgtggttgaaatgtgacaaaatgtgaaaaagttaagtTGGTGTGAATATCAGTCAAGGACCTTGTAGATGTTGTCCTCAGTTTAGCAAATAGGTCTcactgagaggaaaaaa
It encodes:
- the mbd3b gene encoding methyl-CpG-binding domain protein 3b isoform X5; translation: MSGVVGTKQKKVLKEKGRGWSVFVGGQAGHLLPEGVLSAAQACLGLNGQQNPSGKKFRSKPQLARYLGNQMDLSSFDFRTGKMLMSKLNKNRQRLRYDNNNQNKGKPDLNTSLPVRQTASIFKQPVTKVTNHPNNKVKTDPQKAVDQPRQLFWEKKLSGLNAYDIAEELVKTMELPKGLQGVGPGCTDKTLLSAIASALHTSAAPITGQLSAAVEKNPGVWLNTAQPLCKAFIVTDEDIRKQEELVYSVRKRLEEALMADMLAHVEEASSEGEPPKDEGNGSEDMETV
- the mbd3b gene encoding methyl-CpG-binding domain protein 3b isoform X3, which translates into the protein MSGVVGTKQKKVLKEKGRGWSVFVGGQAGHLLPEGVLSAAQACLGLNGQQNRGEEQDEEQSPSGKKFRSKPQLARYLGNQMDLSSFDFRTGKMLMSKLNKNRQRLRYDNNNQNKGKPDLNTSLPVRQTASIFKQPVTKVTNHPNNKVKTDPQKAVDQPRQLFWEKKLSGLNAYDIAEELVKTMELPKGLQGVGPGCTDKTLLSAIASALHTSAAPITGQLSAAVEKNPGVWLNTAQPLCKAFIVTDEDIRKQEELVYSVRKRLEEALMADMLAHVEEASSEGEPPKDEGNGSEDMETV
- the mbd3b gene encoding methyl-CpG-binding domain protein 3b isoform X1, encoding MSGVVGTKQKKVLKEKGRGWSVFVGGQAGHLLPEGVLSAAQACLGLNGQQNRGEEQDEEQRQDRGEAGRLYSLCPSGKKFRSKPQLARYLGNQMDLSSFDFRTGKMLMSKLNKNRQRLRYDNNNQNKGKPDLNTSLPVRQTASIFKQPVTKVTNHPNNKVKTDPQKAVDQPRQLFWEKKLSGLNAYDIAEELVKTMELPKGLQGVGPGCTDKTLLSAIASALHTSAAPITGQLSAAVEKNPGVWLNTAQPLCKAFIVTDEDIRKQEELVYSVRKRLEEALMADMLAHVEEASSEGEPPKDEGNGSEDMETV